The following coding sequences lie in one Lemur catta isolate mLemCat1 chromosome 11, mLemCat1.pri, whole genome shotgun sequence genomic window:
- the HUS1 gene encoding checkpoint protein HUS1 isoform X2, which translates to MKFRAKIVDAACLNHFTRVSNMIAKLAKTCTLRISPDKLNFILSDKLANGGVSMWCELEQLSVSSSSRIVTHDIPIKVIPRKLWKDLQEPVVPHPDVSIYLPVLKTMKSVVEKMKNISNHIVIEANLNGELNLKIETELVCITTHFKDLGNPPLASENASQDRNPEQMAEVHLEIKKLLQFLVGQQVNPTKALCNIVSNKMVHFDLLHEDVSLQYFIPALS; encoded by the exons ATGAAGTTTAGGGCGAAGATCGTGGACGCGGCCTGCCTGAACCATTTTACGC GAGTCAGTAACATGATAGCAAAGCTTGCCAAAACCTGCACCCTCCGCATCAGCCCTGATAAGCTGAACTTCATCCTTTCAGACAAGCTGGCCAATGGAGGGGTGAGCATGTGGTGTGAGCTGGAACAG TTATCTGTGTCAAGCAGTAGCCGCATTGTGACACATGACATCCCCATAAAAGTTATTCCTAGAAAATTGTGGAAGGACTTACAAGAACCTGTGGTCCCTCACCCTGAT GTGAGTATTTATTTGCCAGTCTTGAAGACTATGAAGAGTGttgtggaaaaaatgaaaaatatcagcaATCACATT GTTATTGAAGCGAACCTAAATGGAGAATTGAACTTGAAAATAGAAACTGAATTAGTGTGTATTACAACTCATTTTAAAGATCTTGGAAATCCTCCATTAG CCTCTGAAAACGCCTCTCAAGACAGAAACCCAGAGCAAATGGCTGAAGTGCACTTAGAAATCAAGAAGCTCCTACAATTTCTTGTTGGACAACAAGTAAACCCTACGAAGGCCTTATGCA ataTTGTGAGTAACAAGATGGTGCATTTTGATCTGCTTCACGAAGATGTCTCCCTTCAGTATTTCATCCCGGCACTATCCTAG
- the HUS1 gene encoding checkpoint protein HUS1 isoform X1, producing MKFRAKIVDAACLNHFTRVSNMIAKLAKTCTLRISPDKLNFILSDKLANGGVSMWCELEQENFFSEFQMEGVSAENNEIYLELTSENLSRALKTAQNARALKIKLTNKHFPCLTVSVDLLSVSSSSRIVTHDIPIKVIPRKLWKDLQEPVVPHPDVSIYLPVLKTMKSVVEKMKNISNHIVIEANLNGELNLKIETELVCITTHFKDLGNPPLASENASQDRNPEQMAEVHLEIKKLLQFLVGQQVNPTKALCNIVSNKMVHFDLLHEDVSLQYFIPALS from the exons ATGAAGTTTAGGGCGAAGATCGTGGACGCGGCCTGCCTGAACCATTTTACGC GAGTCAGTAACATGATAGCAAAGCTTGCCAAAACCTGCACCCTCCGCATCAGCCCTGATAAGCTGAACTTCATCCTTTCAGACAAGCTGGCCAATGGAGGGGTGAGCATGTGGTGTGAGCTGGAACAG gAGAACTTCTTCAGCGAATTTCAAATGGAGGGTGTCTCCGCAGAAAACAATGAGATTTATTTAGAGCTAACATCGGAAAACTTATCTAGAGCCTTGAAAACTGCCCAGAATGCCAGAGCCTTGAAAATTAAGCTGACTAATAAACACTTTCCCTGTCTCACAGTGTCTGTAGATCTG TTATCTGTGTCAAGCAGTAGCCGCATTGTGACACATGACATCCCCATAAAAGTTATTCCTAGAAAATTGTGGAAGGACTTACAAGAACCTGTGGTCCCTCACCCTGAT GTGAGTATTTATTTGCCAGTCTTGAAGACTATGAAGAGTGttgtggaaaaaatgaaaaatatcagcaATCACATT GTTATTGAAGCGAACCTAAATGGAGAATTGAACTTGAAAATAGAAACTGAATTAGTGTGTATTACAACTCATTTTAAAGATCTTGGAAATCCTCCATTAG CCTCTGAAAACGCCTCTCAAGACAGAAACCCAGAGCAAATGGCTGAAGTGCACTTAGAAATCAAGAAGCTCCTACAATTTCTTGTTGGACAACAAGTAAACCCTACGAAGGCCTTATGCA ataTTGTGAGTAACAAGATGGTGCATTTTGATCTGCTTCACGAAGATGTCTCCCTTCAGTATTTCATCCCGGCACTATCCTAG